One Microbacterium sp. No. 7 genomic window carries:
- a CDS encoding iron chelate uptake ABC transporter family permease subunit — translation MTTTTADDAPATAVSAAAETIGALRRRRALGFAVTLVVLVVCCLLSLAIGSQRLSLAEVVDALSGAPGDAGTIVRDMRVPRTVLGVLVGAALGVAGALMQAFTRNPLADPGILGVNAGAAFAVAVGAAAFGLTSLSGTIWFAFAGAVVATVAVYFIGTAGRGAPDPLRITLAGIAIGAFLGGVTSGVSLLLPQVFNRMRGWNAGSIASVPADLMNGIVPFIVVGLVLAFLVAKPLNAVALGDELAAALGSRVVTTRVVSIVASTLLCAGATAAAGPIGFVGLMVPHVVRWFTGPDQRWIFAGSAVAAPVLVLASDIVGRLVLSSGELPVGIVTAFVGAPVLIVLVRRRKASGL, via the coding sequence ATGACGACCACGACGGCCGACGACGCCCCGGCGACCGCCGTCTCGGCCGCCGCCGAGACGATCGGCGCGCTGCGGCGGCGCCGCGCCCTCGGGTTCGCGGTCACGCTCGTCGTGCTCGTCGTGTGCTGCCTGCTCAGCCTCGCGATCGGCTCGCAGCGGCTCAGCCTGGCCGAGGTCGTCGACGCGCTCTCCGGTGCGCCCGGTGACGCCGGCACGATCGTGCGCGACATGCGCGTGCCCCGCACCGTGCTCGGCGTGCTCGTCGGCGCCGCGCTGGGCGTCGCGGGCGCCCTCATGCAGGCCTTCACGCGCAACCCGCTCGCCGACCCCGGCATCCTCGGCGTCAACGCGGGCGCCGCGTTCGCCGTCGCCGTCGGCGCCGCCGCGTTCGGGCTCACGTCGCTGAGCGGCACGATCTGGTTCGCGTTCGCCGGTGCCGTCGTCGCCACGGTCGCCGTCTACTTCATCGGCACCGCGGGGCGCGGCGCCCCCGACCCGTTGCGCATCACGCTCGCGGGCATCGCGATCGGCGCGTTCCTCGGCGGTGTGACGTCGGGGGTCAGCCTGCTGCTGCCGCAGGTGTTCAACCGCATGCGCGGCTGGAACGCGGGCAGCATCGCGAGCGTGCCGGCCGACCTGATGAACGGCATCGTGCCCTTCATCGTCGTGGGGCTCGTGCTCGCGTTCCTCGTCGCGAAGCCGCTCAACGCCGTCGCGCTGGGCGACGAGCTCGCGGCCGCCCTGGGCTCCCGCGTCGTCACGACGCGTGTCGTGTCGATCGTCGCGTCGACGCTGCTGTGCGCGGGAGCGACCGCCGCGGCGGGGCCGATCGGGTTCGTCGGGCTCATGGTGCCGCACGTCGTGCGCTGGTTCACCGGACCCGACCAGCGGTGGATCTTCGCCGGCAGCGCCGTCGCGGCTCCCGTGCTGGTGCTCGCGAGCGACATCGTCGGCCGGCTCGTGCTCAGCAGCGGCGAGCTGCCCGTCGGCATCGTGACGGCGTTCGTCGGGGCGCCCGTGCTCATCGTGCTCGTGCGCCGGCGAAAGGCGAGCGGACTGTGA